The DNA sequence GGAAAGGTCGAGAATCCAGATTATTGCCCCTCGGCCAGATTGATTGCTATCTCCGCGATGTCAGAGGAGTATCCACCGGTTCTTTCGATGCTCTCCGCGGCAAAAGCCAATCCCACAGCAACCTTCCCCCGTTTCTTCATGATTTCGTCAAGGAAGGCGTTCGACTTCTCTCTAAGACCAGAGGTTCGTTCGATGCAACTATTCGCCTGAGAGGAGTCCCTCTTGAACAGCGATTCAACACTGCAGTCGAGAATGGAGATTGCCTCCGCGCTCAGTTGCTCCAGACTCCTCATAGTCTCGGCATCGATCCTGGAATCCCCAAGGAGTTTGACGCTGTGGGCGATTCTCGAGGCGTGATCTGCAATCCGCTCAAGCGCCTTTGCTGTGGATAGCATCGAGTCGGACTCCAGCCATGTCATCTTCATTTTTGCTGCAAATGTGACATTACGCCTTGTCATCGCGTGTTGTTTTTCAACAAACCAATGAAGCCGGTCAACTTCATCATCGCGGGCAATGACCTCGTCGGCCATTCCTCTGTCCAGTTCCTTCGCAGCCTTGATCGATTCCTCCAGCATGTTCCTCGCCATCAAGTGCATTCTTCGTACCACTTTTCTCATGTCGAGGTCTGCATGGTCGGCAACGTCCTGAAGGACCACAAGGCTGGAACTCTCCTCCACAACCTCGGGACCAATCACGCGTCTGGAGAAATCCTGGATGGTCTTCCTGAGCTCCGTTGGGATCCTGCCCTTGGCGCGTATCTCTATGACATCATATCCAGTCACGTATGCGCCAATAAGAAGCCGGAGAAGCGCCTTCGAGTCCGTTGATGGGTTGATATCGACGACCTTGACGAGCTTCTCCGATTCCCTGGGCATGTGAGGATCGACTATCAGGGTCCCGTCCCCTGTGACGCTCAGCGCCACCTGATCACCTTTCTTGAGTCCGGCGCTCTGTATCCATTTCTTTGGCAAGGACACCACATAGGTCGAGCCACCGGTCTTCTGAATCTTCCTAGTCTCTTGCATACGGAGATTCTCCCCCTATTCTCACTGACACTGGTGCACTCTATAGAATGCACCAGCTTCAGACTTGTGTATGATAACTATATTCATCTATATATTTGTCCACGTGCTAGTGAGTGACAGTCGGTTCTACATTCAGAGATGTCAAGTGCATGGATCCACCATGGCTTGAATGAAGAGAGATGAGAGAATGGAGAGACGAACGACAACGGAAGAACACAGAGAAATGCAGATCG is a window from the Candidatus Thermoplasmatota archaeon genome containing:
- a CDS encoding phosphate uptake regulator PhoU yields the protein MQETRKIQKTGGSTYVVSLPKKWIQSAGLKKGDQVALSVTGDGTLIVDPHMPRESEKLVKVVDINPSTDSKALLRLLIGAYVTGYDVIEIRAKGRIPTELRKTIQDFSRRVIGPEVVEESSSLVVLQDVADHADLDMRKVVRRMHLMARNMLEESIKAAKELDRGMADEVIARDDEVDRLHWFVEKQHAMTRRNVTFAAKMKMTWLESDSMLSTAKALERIADHASRIAHSVKLLGDSRIDAETMRSLEQLSAEAISILDCSVESLFKRDSSQANSCIERTSGLREKSNAFLDEIMKKRGKVAVGLAFAAESIERTGGYSSDIAEIAINLAEGQ